The Caulobacter sp. 73W region ACCTTCGTCACCGCCTCGTGCGAACGCATCGATTTCATCAACGCCGCGCGAGTGGGCGAGGTGGTCGAGGCCTTCGCCACGGTGGTGAGGGCGGGGCGCAAATCCCTGACTGTCGAGGTCACCCTGGAGGCCGAATCCCTGCTCAGCGGAGACCGCCGGGTCTGCGCCCGGGGGCTGTTCCACATGGTCGCCACCGACGCGCCGGAGGGCTATGCGATGCCTCCCGTTAAGGACGCCGCCTAAAAAGCCGCGTGCGCCCGCCTTGCATAAGCGCGAGGCGCACGCGATATCGGGAAGGACGGCGGCGCAACGGGCGTCGATGCGCCGCCCACCAATTCTATGAAGGGCATTCCATGCAAGATCCCATGACCATGATGAGCGGTTTGGTCCCCATGGTCGTCGAGCAGTCGAGCCGCGGTGAGCGCGCGTTCGACATCTTCTCGCGCCTGCTGCGTGAGCGGATCATCTTCCTGACCGGTCCGTTCGAAGACGGCATGGCCAGCCTGATCTGCGCCCAGCTTCTCTTCCTGGAGTCCGAGAACCCCAAGAAAGAGATCGCCATGTACATCAATTCGCCGGGCGGCGTGGTGACGTCGGCGCTCGCGATCTACGACACCATGCAATACATCAAGAGCCCGGTCTCGACGGTGTGCATGGGCATGGCCGCCTCGGCCGGTTCGCTGATCCTCGCCGCCGGCGCGGCCGGTCAGCGCATCAGCCTGCCGAACGCCCGCATCATGGTGCACCAGCCGTCGGGCGGCTTCCGCGGTCAGGCCTCGGACATCGAGCGCCACGCCGAGGACATCATCAAGACCAAGCGCCGCCTGAACGAGATCTACGTCAAGCACTGCGGCCGCACCCTGGAAGAGGTCGAGCGCACCCTGGACCGCGACCACTTCATGAGCGCCGAGGAGGCCCTGGCCTGGGGCCTCGTCGACCAGGTGGTCGAGACCCGCGACGTGGCTGAGGCCGTGAAGGGCTAAGCCCTTCCGTCATCGGAACAAGGATCGAGCCTCCCCAGCGATGGGGAGGCTTTTTCTTTAGGCGGCGCCCTGTTCCATCAGCCACTCGCGAAACGCCCGCATGGCGCTGGTGGTCTGTTTGGACTTGAGCCGGGTCAGCCAGTAGCGCCCCGTGGAGACGGCAGTCTCGAAGGGCTGGATGATCCGCCCCTGGGCCAGCTCCCGCTCGAACATCATCGGCGGGGCCAGGGCGACGCCGAAGCCCTGCATGGCCGCCTCGACCATCACCCACGAGCTGTCGAACACCGGCCCCCGGATGTGGGAGCCGTCGACGCCCGCGGCGGCGAACCAGTCGGGCCAGTCGGCGGAGCGGTAGGAGCGCAGCAGGGTCTCGCGGGTCAGGTCCTGGGGCGTCGCCAACCTGGCGGCCGTGACGGGGTCGCAGAGGGCCGACATGGGCGCGTCGAACAGCGGCTCGGCGTTGGTGCCGTGCCAGGCGCCGTCGCCGAAGCGGACGGCGTAGTCCAGGCCCTCCGCCGCGATGTCGACGCGGTTGTTATTGGTCATCAGGCGCAGGTCCACGAAGGGGTGCGCCTCGGCGAAGGCCTGCAGGCGGGGCAGCAGCCATCCCACCGCGAAGGTGCCCACCGCGCCGACGGTCAGCACCTCGCGCACCCGGCCGCCCTCGAACCGCTCCATGATGTCGCCGATGCGGTCGAAGCTGTCGGTCAGGGACGGCAGCAGGGCCAGCCCCTCGTCGGTCAGGGCCAGGCCGCGCGGCAGGCGGCGGAACAGGGTCGCGCCGAGGCGTTGCTCCAACCCCTTCACCTGGTGGCTGACGGCCGCCTGGGTGACGCACAGCTCGATAGCGGCTCGCGTGAAGCTGAGATGTCGGGCCGAGGCCTCGAAGGCGCGCAGGGCGTTGAGCGGCAGGTGAGGGCGTGTCACATCTCGACCCAAATTTAGCTAATGGCTCCGCCGACTTATCATCGTTTGTGGCCGGCGGTCTCCCTGCGCAATCTGCGCCGCGACAGAGGGAGTTTCACCCATGATCGACCGTAGAAATCTGATGATCGGCCTGAGCCTTGGAATCGCCATGACGGCGACCGGGGCCGCCTTCGCGGCGCCGGCTGGCATTATCCAGCGTATCGCTGAGCTGGAGCGCAAGAGCGGCGGCCGGCTTGGCGTGGGCGTGCGAAATGCGGCGACCGGAGAGGTCTGGGGCCATCGCCTGGATGAGCGGTTCGCCATGTGCAGCACCTTCAAGGCGCTGCTGGCGGCTCAGGTTCTCAGCCGCGTGGATACGGGCAAGGAGACCCTCGCCCGCCGCATCCCCGTCCAGAAGGCCGACCTCGTCACCTACTCACCCGCCGTCGAGAAGCGCGTGGGCGGGACGATGAGCATCGCCGAGTTGTGTCAGGCGACCGTCACCCTCAGCGACAATGCGGCGGCCAACCTGCTGCTGCGCGACACGGGTGGTCCGGCGGGCCTGACGAGCTTCCTGCGATCTGTGGGGGACGGGGTCACCCGTCTCGACAGGCGGGAGCCGGAGTTGAATGTGGTGATCGGCGGCGACGAGCGCGACACCACCACACCCGCCGCCATGGCCGGCACCCTCAACCGGCTGGTGCTCGGCAACGCCCTGTCGGCCAAGTCGCGCGAGCAGTTGAAGACCTGGCTGATCGCCAACACCACGGGTGACGCGCGCATCCGCGCCGGGGTGCCGGATGACTGGGTCGTCGGCGACAAGACCGGGACCTGGGACGGCGGGGCGACAAACGACGTGGCAATCCTGTGGCCGCCCAAGGGTGGGCCGATCATCCTCACGGTCTTCTACGATGGGTCCGCGGCCAAGCTGGATGCCCGCAACAGCGTCATCGCCAGCGCGGCGAGGATCGTCGCCTCGGTCTATTCGGGGTAAGCGGAGGGATCGAAACGAGGTCCCCCATGCACGCCGTGCTCTGCGCCATCCCGGAAGAACTGTCGGCCCTTCGTCAGCAGCTTCATGTGAACGAACGGCCTAGCCGCCACGGCGCGACCCAGGTCTGGACAGGTGAGCACGGCGGCCGTCCGGTCGCCCTGGCCATGGCCGGGGTCGGCAAGGTCAATGCGGCGGCCGCGGCGGCCGTGCTGCTGGACCGCTACGAGGCTTCAGCCCTGATCTTTTCCGGCGTCGCGGGCGGTTTGAACCCCGCCTTCGGCGTCGGATCGGTTCTCCTGGGCGAGAGGCTGGCGATCCACGACTTCGGCCTGATCGCCGATCGGGCGTTCGTGCGGACGGCATCGGGCATCAACCCCATCGGCGCGCCGATGCTGGAGGCGGTGACGCCGGTGCGCGTGGACGTTCAGGCGACTCTGGGTCGGCTTCGCGACGCCGTGGCGGGCCGGATCGACGCACCAGTGGCCCTAGGCTCGCTCATCACCGCCGACTATTTCCTCAACTGCGCAGCCACGCGCGACGACCTGCACGCGGCCTTGGGGGCGGACGCCATCGACATGGAGTCGGGCGCCGTGGCTCAAGTGGCCGCCGCCTGGGGCGCGCCGCTCTACGTCATCCGGACCCTGTCGGATCAGGCGGGGGACGACAGCCACTTGAGCTTCGCCCAAATGGCCGCCATGGCCGCCCGCAACAGCGCGCTGTGTGTCAGCGCGTTGCTGGAAATCCTGATCTAGGCCTCGGCGGCCTTCTTCTTCGGAGCGGCCTTTTTGGCCGGAGCCTTCTTGGCGGCCGGCTTTTTCGCGGCGGGCTTCTTGGCCGCGGCCGCCTTGGGCTTGGCTTCGGCCTTCGGCTTGGCGGCCTTCTTCGCTGGCTTCTTGCCGCCGCCCTTGGCCTCGCGTTCCGCCAGCAGTTGGACCGCGACCTCAAGGGTCAGGTCCTGCGGGTCGGTGCCGCGGGGCACGTTGGCGTTGGTGGAGCCGTGCTTGATGTAGGGACCAAAGCGGCCCGACAGCACCTTCACCGGCGCGCCGTCGGCCGGGTGGACGCCCAGGTCCTTCAGAGCCGCCGCGGCCGCGCGGCCACGTCCGCCGCCGGCCCGCTTTTCAGCCAGGACGGCGACCGCGCGGTTCAGGCCGACCTCGAAGACCTCGTCGGCGCTGTCCAGGTTGGCGTAGGTGCCGTCGTGCTGCACGTACGGACCAAAGCGGCCCAGGTTGGCGACGATGGGCTTGCCGTCCTCGGGGTGGTTACCGACTTCACGCGGCAGGGACAGCAGGCGCAGGGCCTTGTCGATGTCGATGGTCGCCGGGGCCCAGCCCTTGGGAATGCTGCCGCGCTTGGGCTTCTCGCCCTCGGCGGCGCCCATTTCTTCGACATAGGGGCCGAAGCGGCCGACCTTAAGCCACACGGCCTGGCCGGTCGCCGGATTGATCCCCAACTCCTTGTCGGCGGCCTGCTCCTCGCCTTCGCCCTCGGAGGTGGCGATGGGGCGGGTGAAGCGGCATTCCGGATAGTTCGAGCAACCGATGAAGGCACCGAACTTGCCGGTCTTCAGGCTCAGGCGGCCGGTGCCGCAGGTCGGGCAGGCGCGCGGGTCCGTGCCGTCGCCCTTGTCCGGGAAGATGTGCGGGCCGAGCGCGTCGTTCAGGGCGTCCAGCACGTGGGTGGTGCGCAGTTCGCTGATCTGGCCGACCTGGGCGTGGAAGTCCTTCCAGAACTCGCGCAGGAAGTCCTTCCAGTCGAGATCGCCGGACGAGACGAGGTCGAGCTTTTCCTCCAGCGCGGCGGTGAAGTCGTACTCCACGTAGCGCTCGAAGAACTGCTCCAGGAAAGCGGTGACTAGGCGGCCCTTGTCCTCGGGGATGAAACGCTGCTTCTCCATGCGGACATAGGCGCGGTCACGCAGCACGGTCAGCACCGAGGCGTAGGTCGACGGACGCCCGATGCCGAGCTCTTCCATCTTCTTGACCAGGCTGGCTTCGGAATAGCGCGGGGGCGGTTCGGTGAAGTGCTGGTCAGCGCGGGCTTCGCGCACCTGGGCGGCGGCGCCTTCGTTGATGATCGGCAGACGGCCGCCATCCTCGTCGGCCTCATCGTCGCGGCCTTCTTCATAGACCGCCAGATAGCCCGGGAACTGCACCACTTGGCCGGTGGCGCGCAGGCCGGTCTTGCCGTCGGCGCTGTCGAGGTCGACGGTCGTGCGCTCGATCCGGGCGCTTTCCATCTGGGAGGCGATCATCCGCTTCCAGATCAGCTCGTACAGGCGGCCGAGATCGGCCTCCAGGCGCAGGGAGCCGGGGTTGCGGGTCAAGGACGTCGGGCGGATCGCCTCGTGCGCCTCCTGGGCGTTCTTGGCCTTGGTCTTGTAGATGCGGGCCGTCTCGGGGACGTAGTCGGCCCCATAGACGTTGCCGATGACCTTGCGCGCCTCATCCAGCGCTTCCGGCGCGGCCTGCACGCCGTCGGTACGCATGTAGGTGATCAGGCCGACGGTCTCGCCGCCGATGTCGATGCCTTCGTACAGCTTCTGGGCGGCCTGCATGGTGCGCTGGGCCGAGAAGCCGAGCTTGCGGGCGGCTTCCTGCTGCAGGGTCGAGGTGGTGAAGGGCGGGGGCGGGGAGCGCTTGCCCGGCTTCTTCTCGACCGCCGTCACCTTGAAGGAGGCGGCCTGCACGGCGGCCTTGGCCGTGGAGGCGCTCGCCTCGTTGGGCAGGTCGAACTTGGTGAGCTTCTTGCCCTCGTGCTTGACGAGGCGGGCCAGGAACGGGTCAGCGCCGGCGGTCACGTCCGCCTCGACCGTCCAGTATTCCTGGGTCTTGAAGCGCTCGATCTCCAGCTCCCGGTCCACGACCAGGCGCAGGGCGACCGACTGCACGCGGCCGGCCGAGCGCGAGCCCGGCAGCTTGCGCCACAGCACCGGCGAGAGGGTGAAACCGACCAGGTAGTCCAGGGCGCGGCGGGCCAGGTAGGCCTCGACCAGCTCCATGTCGATCTGGCGCGGATGGCGCATGGCCTCCGACACGGCGCTCTTGGTGATCGCGTTGAAGGTGACGCGCTCGACGGCCTTGTCCTTCAGCACCTTCTTTTTCTGGAGCACTTCCAGGACGTGCCAGCTGATGGCCTCGCCTTCGCGATCCGGGTCAGTGGCCAGGATGAGGCGGTCGGACTTCTTCACCGCTTCGGCGATGTCCGACAGGCGCTTGGCGGACTTGGCGTCCACATCCCAGAGCATGGCGAAGTCATCGTCAGGGTTCACCGAACCGTCCTTGGACGGCAGGTCGCGGACGTGACCGTAGGACGCGAGGACCGTGTAGTCGGAGCCCAGGTACTTGTTGATGGTCTTGGCCTTGGCCGGGCTTTCGACGACGACGACGTTCATGCGGAAATGGCGACTTTCAAGGAGGCAGGGGCGGGAGGACCCGAGCGAGCCGGGAAAGTGGGGGCGTGGAACCCGTTCTGTCAACGCGTGCGACGTCGCGTCAAGGTTTACAACCCTTGGGGGCGAAGATAGCGTTTAGCGTAGGGGTTGAGTGGGGAGTTGGGAATGGGGGCATCCGCCGTGGGTCCTGATACGCCGCCGGAGAGCGTGGAGGCGTATATAGAGGAGATGCTCGGCGAACTCAGTGTGATGGCGGCCCGACGGGGGCATCGTCACCTGGCCTCACTCCTTCAGATGGCCGCGCTGGAAGCGGCGCGAATGGCTTCGGATGTCGAGGACGCCGCGGCCCTACGGCCGGCTGACTAGGCCGCCAGCAGAAATCTCAGCCCGACCGGCGAGGACTAGCTCCACCAGCGCGGCCAGCACCAGGGGCGCCGGTTCGCCCACCGCCCGGATCAGGTCGTCCCGCGAGATCGCCGTGGGCGACAGCAGCGCTTCCACCTTGCCGCGCAAGCGGTCAGCCGCGGCGTCCAATGCGCGCTGGTCGAGCGGCGGTCCCGCATATCGGGGCCGGTCGTTCTCACCGAGGGAGCGGACTCCCTCCAGCGTCCGCAACACGTCCTCCACGCCCTCGCACAGCGCCGCGCCTTGCCGAATCAGGTCGTTGGTCCCCTTCGCCCGGGGATCCAGGGGCGAGCTCGGCACGGCGAACACCTCGCGTCCCTGTTCGGCCGCCAGGCGGGCGGTGATCAGCGAGCCGGACTTGAGCTCCGCCTCAACCACCACCACGCCCAGCGACAGGCCGGCGATGATGCGGTTGCGGCGGGGGAAATCCTTCGCCTGGGCCCGCTGGCCCGGACGGCTTTCCGAGACGATGCAGCCCTCCGCCGCGATGCGGGCGTGCAGGTCGGCGTGTTCGGGGGGATAGATGTCGTCGATCCCGCCGCCCAGGACGGCGACGGTGCCGCCGGCGAGGCTGCCTTCATGCGCCGCGCCGTCGATGCCGCGCGCCGGACCCGAGACGACCACATGCCCCGCCTTGCTCAGATCAACCGCCAGGGCGCGGGCGAACCGCTGGCCGGCTGCCGATGCGATGCGCGCGCCCACGATGGCGATGCTGGG contains the following coding sequences:
- a CDS encoding acyl-CoA thioesterase, with protein sequence MTALLTDMVFPGDANHHGTLFGGVALARMDKAAFIAATRHARLTFVTASCERIDFINAARVGEVVEAFATVVRAGRKSLTVEVTLEAESLLSGDRRVCARGLFHMVATDAPEGYAMPPVKDAA
- a CDS encoding ATP-dependent Clp protease proteolytic subunit, whose product is MQDPMTMMSGLVPMVVEQSSRGERAFDIFSRLLRERIIFLTGPFEDGMASLICAQLLFLESENPKKEIAMYINSPGGVVTSALAIYDTMQYIKSPVSTVCMGMAASAGSLILAAGAAGQRISLPNARIMVHQPSGGFRGQASDIERHAEDIIKTKRRLNEIYVKHCGRTLEEVERTLDRDHFMSAEEALAWGLVDQVVETRDVAEAVKG
- a CDS encoding LysR family transcriptional regulator, coding for MTRPHLPLNALRAFEASARHLSFTRAAIELCVTQAAVSHQVKGLEQRLGATLFRRLPRGLALTDEGLALLPSLTDSFDRIGDIMERFEGGRVREVLTVGAVGTFAVGWLLPRLQAFAEAHPFVDLRLMTNNNRVDIAAEGLDYAVRFGDGAWHGTNAEPLFDAPMSALCDPVTAARLATPQDLTRETLLRSYRSADWPDWFAAAGVDGSHIRGPVFDSSWVMVEAAMQGFGVALAPPMMFERELAQGRIIQPFETAVSTGRYWLTRLKSKQTTSAMRAFREWLMEQGAA
- the bla gene encoding class A beta-lactamase, whose product is MIDRRNLMIGLSLGIAMTATGAAFAAPAGIIQRIAELERKSGGRLGVGVRNAATGEVWGHRLDERFAMCSTFKALLAAQVLSRVDTGKETLARRIPVQKADLVTYSPAVEKRVGGTMSIAELCQATVTLSDNAAANLLLRDTGGPAGLTSFLRSVGDGVTRLDRREPELNVVIGGDERDTTTPAAMAGTLNRLVLGNALSAKSREQLKTWLIANTTGDARIRAGVPDDWVVGDKTGTWDGGATNDVAILWPPKGGPIILTVFYDGSAAKLDARNSVIASAARIVASVYSG
- the mtnN gene encoding 5'-methylthioadenosine/S-adenosylhomocysteine nucleosidase: MHAVLCAIPEELSALRQQLHVNERPSRHGATQVWTGEHGGRPVALAMAGVGKVNAAAAAAVLLDRYEASALIFSGVAGGLNPAFGVGSVLLGERLAIHDFGLIADRAFVRTASGINPIGAPMLEAVTPVRVDVQATLGRLRDAVAGRIDAPVALGSLITADYFLNCAATRDDLHAALGADAIDMESGAVAQVAAAWGAPLYVIRTLSDQAGDDSHLSFAQMAAMAARNSALCVSALLEILI
- the topA gene encoding type I DNA topoisomerase; translated protein: MNVVVVESPAKAKTINKYLGSDYTVLASYGHVRDLPSKDGSVNPDDDFAMLWDVDAKSAKRLSDIAEAVKKSDRLILATDPDREGEAISWHVLEVLQKKKVLKDKAVERVTFNAITKSAVSEAMRHPRQIDMELVEAYLARRALDYLVGFTLSPVLWRKLPGSRSAGRVQSVALRLVVDRELEIERFKTQEYWTVEADVTAGADPFLARLVKHEGKKLTKFDLPNEASASTAKAAVQAASFKVTAVEKKPGKRSPPPPFTTSTLQQEAARKLGFSAQRTMQAAQKLYEGIDIGGETVGLITYMRTDGVQAAPEALDEARKVIGNVYGADYVPETARIYKTKAKNAQEAHEAIRPTSLTRNPGSLRLEADLGRLYELIWKRMIASQMESARIERTTVDLDSADGKTGLRATGQVVQFPGYLAVYEEGRDDEADEDGGRLPIINEGAAAQVREARADQHFTEPPPRYSEASLVKKMEELGIGRPSTYASVLTVLRDRAYVRMEKQRFIPEDKGRLVTAFLEQFFERYVEYDFTAALEEKLDLVSSGDLDWKDFLREFWKDFHAQVGQISELRTTHVLDALNDALGPHIFPDKGDGTDPRACPTCGTGRLSLKTGKFGAFIGCSNYPECRFTRPIATSEGEGEEQAADKELGINPATGQAVWLKVGRFGPYVEEMGAAEGEKPKRGSIPKGWAPATIDIDKALRLLSLPREVGNHPEDGKPIVANLGRFGPYVQHDGTYANLDSADEVFEVGLNRAVAVLAEKRAGGGRGRAAAAALKDLGVHPADGAPVKVLSGRFGPYIKHGSTNANVPRGTDPQDLTLEVAVQLLAEREAKGGGKKPAKKAAKPKAEAKPKAAAAKKPAAKKPAAKKAPAKKAAPKKKAAEA
- the dprA gene encoding DNA-processing protein DprA, coding for MTQGPLSDRERVAWLRLSRTENVGPVTFEQLVVRFGSADAALSALPDLARRGGRINPLTIPTVAQAEDELAAGDRLGAHLLAACEPTYPRRLGALDPPPPLIWTLGRVELLNRPSIAIVGARIASAAGQRFARALAVDLSKAGHVVVSGPARGIDGAAHEGSLAGGTVAVLGGGIDDIYPPEHADLHARIAAEGCIVSESRPGQRAQAKDFPRRNRIIAGLSLGVVVVEAELKSGSLITARLAAEQGREVFAVPSSPLDPRAKGTNDLIRQGAALCEGVEDVLRTLEGVRSLGENDRPRYAGPPLDQRALDAAADRLRGKVEALLSPTAISRDDLIRAVGEPAPLVLAALVELVLAGRAEISAGGLVSRP